The genome window GGACCACCGTCGCAACCTATCTGCCCGCGCCGACAGCCGGCACGGCGTTACGACGCGAGTGCTCGCTCGAGCATCTGCAGCGCATGCGCCGGATGCACCTCGATGCTCTGCGCGACGGACACGGGACGGCGCCGCTCCGACCACAGCGCACGCAGCGCGTTCACCAGGTCCCGCAGGCCGGTGCGTGGCTGCTCACCGAAGATCCGGAAGCGCTCGACGACCGGCACCTCGGCCACGGTCAGCCCCGCGCGGGCGGCGCGGGCGGTGAGGAGCACGTCGATCTGATCCCCGTCGGCCCATCGGCCCTGGCTGGCGACCGGGAGGTCCAGCACGTCGCGCCGGTCGGCCCAGAACCCGTAGAAGCCGAAGCCGATGTCGGTCGTACCACTGCCGTACAGCCGATTGGCGAGAAGGTTGACGAGGCGGTCCCCGAGCGCACGCAGCGCCGTCATCTCCGCGGAGCCGCCGCCCGACAGTCGCCGGGAGCCTGCGACGAAGCCCGCGCCTGCGACCAGTTCACCGACCAGCGCCGGGATGGTCGACGGGTCCACGGTGCCGTCGACCGGCAGGGTGACGATGACGTCGCCGGTCGCCGAGGTCACGCCGGCGGCGAGCGCGGCGCCCTTGCCCGCGCCGAGGCGACGGATGACGGTCAGGTGCTGGCACGCCTGGCGGGCGGCGCTGACCGTGCCGTCGACGGATCCTCCGTCGACGAGGATCACCTCGTGCACCGTCGGCAACTGCCGGAGCACGAAGTGCACGTTCATGGCCTCGTTGAGTGCCGGTACAACGACACTCACGCGCGGGCCCAGAGCAGAGCTGTCTCCCATGTGAATCCCCCTCAGACGGAGATTCTGGCCCGCATCAGAAGCACCGTGGATGATCCACAATCCGGTAACAGGGCAGCGTTTCCGCAGGTGGCGCGGATTTTCCGGGACATCGTCCCGGTCCTAAGTGTGGATCGGATGTGGGCGGACTTACCGACCCGAGGGAGACGCCCGTCACTCGTCGGCGTCATCGGCGGCGCGGATCTCTCCTCGCAGCTCTGCGACCGCTTCGGGATGGCCGTGGAAACGACGGTAGGAGTAGCCGACGAGCGCGAGGGCCAGGAGTGCCGAGATCAGCAGGGTCACACCCGTCCACGCTCCGCCGAGGAGCCAGTAGGCGCTCCGCAGCGGCCACCAGCTCGGAGCCGGCGGCTGCACGATCCACAGGACGCCCACTGCGCCGAGCGCGAGTGCGAAGAGCGTCGACATCATTGCCCGCAGGTTCGTGCTGACACCGTCGGCGGCGCTGCGCAGCGCCCGCAACCTGACCGGCTCGACCCGCTTCTCGGCCCACGTGTACTGGCGGGAGAGGAGCGCGAGTCCAGCGAAGAGCATCAACAGGCCCGGGCCGGGCAGGACCAGCGCCGCGATCCCTGCAGCCACCAGGATCCAGCCGGCGCCCTCGAGGAGCAGACGCTTCACATTGCCGAGACTACGAGCCGGATCGTCATCGGGCGACGGGCACCGTCAGGGGCGATGGCGCGACACCGGTCGTCGTGTCGACCGTGTAGGTCACCCGGGTCGCCCCGGCCGGCAGCGTGCCGGAGATCGGCACATTGCGCGTCGCCTGCTCGCTCATCCGGAACGACCCCTCTCCGATCGGCACGTCGCCGCTCGGCGTTGTGGCCACCGCTGTGATCGTCCCGACGCATCCACCCCTGCCGACACCGCACGCCAGCCCGTCGGAGAGTGTGCCGTCGGCGGCGGGAGTGGCCGTCGTCGTGGTGATGGCGACGGCCGACGGAAAGCTCACCCCCGTCGGCGTGTCTGGTGACTTCGGGTCGAGGCAGGCGTCGAACTCGTACGCCGGGTTGCTGACCGTGCGGCCCCGGCGGTCGGTGATCGTCTGGTACCCGACCAGCGTCGAGGGCGAGCCCACCGTGTAGCAGCCGTTGCTGTGCAGGGTGATCTCGAACTTTCCGTAGCCGGTCGACGGCATCGGGACGTTGGGGTCGCTCCACGACATCAGACAGTTCCAACTCGTGCCCGGCCCGCTCTGCGTGACACCGGGCCCCTTGTCACACATGGCCTTCGGTGCGGCCGACGCCGCAGTGACGCCCTCATGGCCGAGGATCGCCGCCTGCTGGGCGTAGACGTTGGCGAAGGATGCGGTGACCGAGCGCTCGAGGCGAGCCTGCGTGAGCGGACTCCCGCTCGAGGTGGCGACAGCGACGCCGCCGAGGCCCACGGCCACCAGGACGGAGAGGAGAAGGGTCAGGATGATTCGTCGCATGTCAGCCTCCTGTGATGTCGCGACGGCGAAGGATGGACCAGGCCAGACCAAGTGAGGCCGCGGTCCAGGCTGTGCAGGTGATCAGCCCGGTGACGAAGGGTCCGAGGAAGGAGGGGGAGGCGAAGAGCCCGTGCCACGCTTCGAAGGCGGTGGTGGGGAGGTAGGGCCGGAGCGCCTCGGCTCCGCCCATGGCGCCGACCAGCTGCATCACCATGCCGAGGACGACCGGTGTCGCGACGCCGACGGCGACATTGCGCGACCACACCGAGAGCAGCACTGCGAGCGAGGTGAAGGCGATGACCGGCGGAATGGCAGTGAGCCATGCGAGTGCGGCGAAACGCCACGCATGTGCAGCGGGGATGAGTTGACCGGTCAGGCCGATCAGGGCGCCGCGACCGCCCACCAGTGCCGACGCGACGATCGTCGAGATCCCTAGAACGATGAGTACGAGAACACCGAACCCCAGTGCAGCAAGGGTCTTCGCGATGAAGATCGACGAGCGGCTGACCGAGCGGGTGAGGATCGTCTTCCACGTCCCGTGGTGGTCCTCGCTGGCGAAGATGTCCCCCGCGACGATCGACGTCAGCAGCGGCAGGATCCATTGGGCGGCGAACGCCAGAACCAGGAGGCCGAGTGCGAAGCCGTTGGTCGTCGCGTAGCGGCCGAAGAGCGTGTCCTTGGGCGGGTTGCCCTGGGCATGGATCGCGAACGCGATCGGGATGGGCGCGACCAGCGCACTGATCAGCAGCACGCGCGTGCGGACTTGGGCACGGAGCTTGAGCAGCTCGAAGCCGAGGGTCCTCATGCCGCAGCTCCCTCATTCTCGGGCAGGCCCGAGTCGGTCAGCAGGAAGAAGAGCGACTCGAGCGGCGTCTGGGTGGGCGTGAGCTGACGCAGCCCGATCCCCGCCTGCACCAGCGCGCCGACGTACGCCGCCACCGGCTCCTCCGCGCCTACGACATGGAGCTGGCCAGACTCGTCGAGGTCCACGACGAGGCCCGGCCGCCCCGCGGCGACGGACAGGGCCTGCAGGTTGGAGGTGGTGTCGAGCACGTGCCCGGGGTCGGGAGCCATCGCCCGTAGGTCGGCGATCGAGCCGTGGAAGGCGACCGTGCCGCATTTCATGATCGTGACGTTGTCGCAGATCTCTTCGACCTCCTCCATGTTGTGCGAGGAGAGCAGGACGGTGAGGCCGCTGGAGGCCAGGTCCTTCACCAGTGCACGCATATCGCGGATGCCGGCCGGGTCGAGACCGTTGGCCGGCTCGTCCAGCACAAGCAGTTTGGGCTCGCGCAGCAGCGACGCGGCCACGCCGAGGCGCTGCCGCATGCCGTAGGACCAGCCCCCGACCTTGCGGTCAGCACGGTCAAGGAGGTCCACGGTGGACAGGACCTCGTCGATCAGGCCCGGGCGGGTGTTGCCGTCGAGCCGGGCCATACTCTCGAGGTTCTGGCGGCCGGTCAGGTAGGGGTAGAAGCGGGGCGCCTCGATGAAGCCCGCGACGCCGTCGAGCACGCCTGTGCCCTCGGTGGCCCACTCGCGACCGTGGACGCGAAGCGTGCCCGCATCGGGCCGGATGAGACCGAAGAGCATCCGGAGGAACGTGGTCTTCCCGGCGCCGTTCGGCCCGAGGATCCCGTAGACCTCTCCGGGCGACACCTGCAAGGAGACGCCGTCGACTGCGCGGACGTTGCCGAAGGACTTCACGAGCCGCTCCGCGTCCACCGCCAGGGGAATGGGTTCTGTCATACGGCGGAACGTAGTGACGCGCTGCTGACCGCAACCTGAATGACTGGACGACTGCAGCCGGAGAGGGAGCGGACATGGAAAGACCCCCTGCCGTCTCGGGTCAGCAGGGGGTCTGACGAGAACAGTAGACCTCGCCCACGCCGACGTCCCGCAACTTCGCCGATTTTTACTGAACTGTGGACGAATCACGGGTTTGGTCAGGCTGCGGTCAGGTTCGAGCACGAGACTGGAGTCCGTGGCGCGCATCGGACTGTGTGAGGACGACCCTGCGATCAGGCGCGTCGTCGCCGAGGGGATGCGCCTCCACGGGCATGAGGTGGTCACGGCGTACGACGGCGGCGAAGCCGTCCGCCGCTTCTCCCACGACCTCACCCTGGACGCCCTGATCCTCGACATCGGACTGCCCGACGCGGACGGCCGCGACGTCGCCCTGGCGCTGCGGAGCAACGGACAACCCGCGCCGATCCTCTTCCTCACCGCCCTTGGGCAGCTCCATGACCGGCTGGCGGGCTTCGCGGCGGGAGCCGACGACTACCTCGCTAAGCCGTTCTCCGTCGCCGAGCTCGTCGCCCGGGTCGAGGCGCTGACCCGGCGCCGCTCGGCCCAGCCTCCGACGACGGCCGGCGACGAGCTCGTGCTCGACCCCGGTCGCCACGCGGTGCGCTGCGGCGAGCATGAGGTGAAGCTGACGCCCACGGAGTTCCGGATGCTGGCCGCCATCACGTCACGTCCCGGCGAGGTCGCACGCCGCCGCGCCGTCGTCGCCGCTGCCTGGCCAGATGGGGCGATCGTCGCCGAGAACACCATCGACGCCTACGCCGCGCGGATCCGCCGCAAGCTGAAGGAGGTCGGCTCGCCACTGGAGCTCGCCACCGTGCGCGGTGTCGGTTTCGAGCTGAGATGAGGAACTTCCGCACCCGGCTGGTGCTGTCCACCGTCCTGCTGGTCGGTGCCGTCATGGTGGGCGTTGTCCTCGTCCTGCGGGTCGCGCTGGAGCTGACCGAGGGCGAGCAGCGCAAGTACGCCTCCGACCACGTCTTCTACACGATGCTCGTCATGGCGGCCGTGACTGTCGCCCTCGTCGGCGTCGTCGCATGGGTCACGACCCGACGCGTGCTCGACCCGGTGCGGCAGATGGCCGAGCGCGCCGAGGAGTGGTCGGCCCGCGACCTCGGCCATCGCTTCGCGCTCGGTGCGCCGGTCGACGAGTTCGCCCAACTGGGACAGACGCTCGACCACCTGCTGGACCGTGTCGCCCAGGCGATACGCGACGAACAACGGCTCACCTCCGAACTCGCCCACGAGCTGCGCACGCCCCTGACCGCGATCCAGGGCTCGGCCGAGATTGCGCTCTTCCGCCTCGGCGCCGACG of Nocardioides sp. Kera G14 contains these proteins:
- a CDS encoding ABC transporter permease; translated protein: MRTLGFELLKLRAQVRTRVLLISALVAPIPIAFAIHAQGNPPKDTLFGRYATTNGFALGLLVLAFAAQWILPLLTSIVAGDIFASEDHHGTWKTILTRSVSRSSIFIAKTLAALGFGVLVLIVLGISTIVASALVGGRGALIGLTGQLIPAAHAWRFAALAWLTAIPPVIAFTSLAVLLSVWSRNVAVGVATPVVLGMVMQLVGAMGGAEALRPYLPTTAFEAWHGLFASPSFLGPFVTGLITCTAWTAASLGLAWSILRRRDITGG
- a CDS encoding PGPGW domain-containing protein, producing the protein MKRLLLEGAGWILVAAGIAALVLPGPGLLMLFAGLALLSRQYTWAEKRVEPVRLRALRSAADGVSTNLRAMMSTLFALALGAVGVLWIVQPPAPSWWPLRSAYWLLGGAWTGVTLLISALLALALVGYSYRRFHGHPEAVAELRGEIRAADDADE
- a CDS encoding ABC transporter ATP-binding protein, coding for MTEPIPLAVDAERLVKSFGNVRAVDGVSLQVSPGEVYGILGPNGAGKTTFLRMLFGLIRPDAGTLRVHGREWATEGTGVLDGVAGFIEAPRFYPYLTGRQNLESMARLDGNTRPGLIDEVLSTVDLLDRADRKVGGWSYGMRQRLGVAASLLREPKLLVLDEPANGLDPAGIRDMRALVKDLASSGLTVLLSSHNMEEVEEICDNVTIMKCGTVAFHGSIADLRAMAPDPGHVLDTTSNLQALSVAAGRPGLVVDLDESGQLHVVGAEEPVAAYVGALVQAGIGLRQLTPTQTPLESLFFLLTDSGLPENEGAAA
- a CDS encoding glycosyltransferase family 2 protein, which produces MSVVVPALNEAMNVHFVLRQLPTVHEVILVDGGSVDGTVSAARQACQHLTVIRRLGAGKGAALAAGVTSATGDVIVTLPVDGTVDPSTIPALVGELVAGAGFVAGSRRLSGGGSAEMTALRALGDRLVNLLANRLYGSGTTDIGFGFYGFWADRRDVLDLPVASQGRWADGDQIDVLLTARAARAGLTVAEVPVVERFRIFGEQPRTGLRDLVNALRALWSERRRPVSVAQSIEVHPAHALQMLERALAS
- a CDS encoding response regulator transcription factor, with the translated sequence MARIGLCEDDPAIRRVVAEGMRLHGHEVVTAYDGGEAVRRFSHDLTLDALILDIGLPDADGRDVALALRSNGQPAPILFLTALGQLHDRLAGFAAGADDYLAKPFSVAELVARVEALTRRRSAQPPTTAGDELVLDPGRHAVRCGEHEVKLTPTEFRMLAAITSRPGEVARRRAVVAAAWPDGAIVAENTIDAYAARIRRKLKEVGSPLELATVRGVGFELR